Genomic DNA from Rhizophagus irregularis chromosome 1, complete sequence:
acaaaaatgtttaaatttacGGCCCAAATATCCGAAAGAACATAATCTTATTAATGTATCACATCAAATTACGTACATAAATGGGATTTAACAAAAATCAATGAGTTtactttttcaaaagaaaaaaaatgcatgtattttaattttcaattttattttttatttttgaatcttcaatgtaattttgtaataaataaaattagacaattatgtttttcaaattataaaattcaaattttaattgtaacgGTTTCTCTTAATTATgaatgttttaaataattttacttgtTTAAATTGACCTGacacaattttaaaattaacatgTGGTTAACAGggacataattttattttatttcattataaattccattaaGTACGagacttttttaatataaattctgcTACAGTACACATTACAAgtagaaaaattttcataatgtagaagatagaattaaaaattcgtGGTAATAAAAGATCCGTCCtcgataataaaattaaaatgtatttttgttaTTGCATTATATTCTCGAATTTGTTAGGGGGATATTAAGGCATGCTCTATGTAACAAATAAATCATCTATACCCCAACAAACAAACCAACGTTGTACAAtagtatatttaaaagtttGCCGCACCATTTTCACCGTTACCCTGAACCATTGTATATGGGTCAAGAACAGGATGGCTGCCACAAGTAAGTTGAAGATCGCTAAATGTATGATTGAAAGGACGAGTAGAACCATCCTTATTAATTTGTACATTTAATCCCTTTGTGAGATCAAAGATGACTTTATTGTTTTTAACAATCGTAAAATTGTAATGACAACCATGTCGGAAACCTTTAGAGAAAGCGCCAAAAACGGTAGTTCTGCCGTCTTCGTGTTGAAAATACGTAACGGTACCTCTGAAAGGACCTGAGAGGTGAGTACTGTTAAAATTCGCAAACGCCGTTGTGCACTCACACCACCTTTTATTAAGGGTGGGTGAGGCGGAAGAGATGGTAACAGTGAATAAGAAAATATAGGCTAAAAAAGTCAAATACAAAAGTTTGTTCATtatgaaatgatttttttgaagaagaaattttattctttaaaataaatattttgttcgATGAGGATatgaagatgaaaattttcaCCCTTTTTATATCTTCAAACAATCCGTGAGATCATTAATGATAATGCATAATATGCGTCTTGCGtccttaattcttttattgaaTCTTTTACTTTTAGCAATTGGTCTAGAAATTTGGGGtccataaatatatttaataataatagggaaggaaattctaaaaataacgATTGTAGGTTCCACTTTTGCTTTACCCGCATAAAATGTGATTATATCGAACTGGTTTGAGCAACACATGTCGATCCTACTATCACATACATGATTTGCATTTCCAGATATGTTTGTAAGgtaaaaattgtcaaaaaccGGTTTAAACCCAGTTCCAAACTATGCCAAGAAAACTTTTGCCagaataaatctataatattaaatcaatgaaagtcctttttctttattttagggTCTTTTAATGTTTGCATCCCATGGGAGGACACAATATAACCACTTTTGGAGGAAATTAAACCATATCAcgattagtaaaaaatttttttattcattgcTTTCACGGACGGAATACAGGTAAAATTACCGAAATTTCCatttgatttgaatttaagattatataaattcatGCATCATCTCAAGCCCTCACTGAGTTGTCAAGGCATTCCTccaatatgaaattaaatttacttttatcaattttatcaataattttattttcaacctTAGTAACTTCAGATTCTAATATAACATatacggaaaat
This window encodes:
- a CDS encoding uncharacterized protein (SECRETED:cutsite_SSA-SP; SECRETED:prob_0.7684); SECRETED:SignalP(1-23); this translates as MNKLLYLTFLAYIFLFTVTISSASPTLNKRWCECTTAFANFNSTHLSGPFRGTVTYFQHEDGRTTVFGAFSKGFRHGCHYNFTIVKNNKVIFDLTKGLNVQINKDGSTRPFNHTFSDLQLTCGSHPVLDPYTMVQGNGENGAANF